A DNA window from Mucilaginibacter xinganensis contains the following coding sequences:
- a CDS encoding sigma-54-dependent transcriptional regulator: MILKKATVLIVDDDPDVLTAVKLLLKTEAQEIITEKNPENLNWLLQRNQVDLVLLDMNFNSAINTGNEGLYWLRKIKEWKPAVCVIMITAYGDIDLAVRSLKEGANDFIVKPWHNEKLIDTIKDLLDKKEGVKTVKSSAKSTAGDTSILGDSDVMQDIFYKVNKIAPTDANILLLGENGTGKDLMAKAIHERSLRADKPFIKVDVGALTDTLFESELFGHKKGAYTDAREDRTGRFEDAQGGTLFLDEIGNISLQQQAKLLTVLQNRQVTRLGTNKAVDIDIRLICATNLPLSELANETRFRKDLIYRINTVEINMPPLRKRNDDIIVLARHFAKLYAGKYLKPAMDFDAAAMQKLKSYNYPGNVRELQYTIERAVIMADDQLLKPDDLIFSILETPGETVVDDDNIPLSTLEKNAILRVIDKHNGNITRAAKELGLTRTALYRRLSKYDI; this comes from the coding sequence ATGATACTAAAAAAAGCTACCGTATTAATTGTTGATGATGACCCCGATGTGCTTACAGCGGTTAAATTGCTGCTCAAAACTGAGGCACAGGAAATTATTACAGAAAAAAATCCGGAAAACCTTAACTGGCTGTTGCAGCGGAACCAGGTTGATTTGGTGTTATTGGATATGAATTTCAACAGCGCCATTAATACCGGTAACGAAGGATTATACTGGTTGCGTAAAATAAAGGAATGGAAGCCTGCTGTTTGCGTTATTATGATAACCGCTTATGGCGATATCGACCTTGCAGTACGGTCTTTAAAAGAAGGCGCCAATGACTTTATTGTTAAACCATGGCATAACGAAAAGCTGATTGACACCATCAAGGATCTGCTTGATAAAAAAGAAGGGGTAAAAACCGTTAAATCATCAGCAAAAAGCACCGCCGGTGATACATCAATTTTAGGTGACTCGGATGTGATGCAGGACATCTTTTATAAGGTTAATAAAATAGCCCCTACTGATGCCAATATATTGTTACTGGGCGAAAATGGTACAGGTAAGGATTTGATGGCTAAGGCTATCCATGAGCGGTCACTACGGGCCGACAAGCCTTTTATTAAAGTGGATGTAGGCGCGCTGACGGATACTTTATTTGAAAGCGAACTTTTCGGGCATAAAAAGGGTGCCTACACTGATGCCCGCGAAGACAGGACGGGCAGGTTTGAGGATGCGCAGGGCGGAACGTTGTTTTTGGATGAAATTGGGAACATTTCGCTACAACAGCAGGCCAAGTTGTTAACCGTGCTGCAAAACCGGCAGGTTACCAGGTTGGGAACCAACAAAGCAGTTGATATTGACATCAGGCTGATCTGCGCAACTAACCTTCCTTTATCTGAACTGGCTAACGAGACCCGTTTCAGAAAAGATTTGATCTATCGCATTAATACCGTTGAGATTAACATGCCGCCATTGCGCAAACGCAATGACGATATTATTGTACTTGCCCGGCACTTCGCCAAACTTTATGCCGGTAAGTACCTGAAACCTGCCATGGATTTTGATGCGGCAGCTATGCAGAAATTAAAATCATACAATTACCCCGGTAACGTCAGGGAACTTCAATATACCATTGAGCGCGCCGTAATTATGGCGGATGACCAGCTGTTGAAACCTGATGACCTGATATTTTCTATATTGGAAACCCCGGGCGAAACAGTGGTTGATGATGATAACATCCCGTTAAGCACGCTTGAAAAAAACGCCATTTTGCGCGTTATTGATAAGCACAATGGTAATATAACACGTGCAGCAAAAGAATTGGGTTTAACCCGTACGGCGCTGTATCGCAGACTTAGCAAATATGATATTTAA
- a CDS encoding DUF2271 domain-containing protein: protein MKFITTIVTGCLVFVLCSSENKKPSKNTQAFVNNYENVLGTSLQVKVFSSSAGNAAIAETTAMNEIDRLDKILSGYNQQSEFSRWMKTTGKPVVVSPELFEVLSLFDEWRTRTDGALDASAEVIGKLWKVSASHNQIPTKAEIEQAVALVKQTHYKLNAVNHTAERLDNAPLMLNSFAKSFIINKACDAAVSSGKIDAIVLNIGGDIVIKGDHKEQVQISDPKADAENEAPISTVTLNDKAIATSGNYRRGEMIDGKWYSHIVDPRTGMPADNVISSTVVAPNATDAGALATAFSVLTPSESARLASAVPGTEYLIITRSGERIESKGWKNIETKSADKDESNNNNLVSAGSTWDPNYELLINLELAEIQGFRVHRPYVAVWVVDKNKKPVRSIALWFNKTRYLDDMHAWYDTYYQTFMAENNNISSTSSATRSPGKYTLKWDGKDDKGKLVSQGTYTIFIEAAREHGTYQLMQQEMDFKGKPKQVNLNGNTEIAAASLDYRKKQ from the coding sequence ATGAAATTTATTACTACGATAGTAACAGGATGCCTGGTATTTGTTTTGTGCAGCAGCGAAAACAAAAAACCCTCAAAAAACACGCAAGCCTTTGTTAATAATTATGAAAATGTACTGGGCACATCTCTGCAGGTCAAGGTATTTAGTTCGTCGGCAGGAAACGCAGCAATCGCTGAAACCACCGCTATGAATGAGATAGACCGCTTAGATAAAATACTTAGCGGATATAATCAACAAAGCGAATTTAGCAGATGGATGAAAACTACGGGAAAGCCGGTGGTTGTTTCACCCGAATTATTTGAGGTATTAAGCCTGTTTGATGAATGGCGTACGCGAACCGATGGCGCTTTGGATGCTTCGGCAGAGGTAATTGGTAAGTTGTGGAAAGTGTCTGCCAGTCATAACCAAATTCCAACAAAAGCAGAAATAGAACAAGCTGTTGCTTTGGTGAAGCAAACGCATTACAAACTGAATGCTGTTAACCATACCGCCGAAAGATTGGACAACGCACCTTTAATGCTCAATTCTTTTGCAAAAAGTTTTATCATTAACAAGGCCTGTGATGCTGCGGTATCTTCGGGAAAAATAGACGCTATTGTATTGAACATTGGTGGAGATATCGTGATAAAAGGTGATCATAAGGAACAGGTACAAATTAGCGACCCCAAAGCCGATGCAGAAAACGAGGCACCGATATCAACGGTAACGCTTAATGACAAAGCGATTGCCACAAGCGGAAACTACCGTCGCGGCGAAATGATCGATGGAAAATGGTATTCGCATATTGTTGATCCGCGCACGGGTATGCCGGCTGACAACGTGATCAGCTCTACCGTTGTTGCGCCTAATGCAACTGATGCAGGAGCGCTTGCCACTGCATTCTCTGTTCTTACTCCATCGGAAAGTGCCAGGCTTGCGTCTGCCGTTCCCGGTACCGAATATCTTATCATCACCCGCAGCGGTGAACGCATTGAAAGCAAAGGCTGGAAAAATATAGAAACAAAGTCTGCGGATAAAGATGAGTCAAATAACAATAATCTGGTGTCAGCTGGTTCCACATGGGATCCGAATTATGAATTACTTATAAACCTTGAATTGGCCGAAATACAGGGCTTTAGGGTACATCGTCCGTATGTAGCTGTTTGGGTAGTTGATAAAAACAAGAAACCTGTGCGCAGCATTGCATTATGGTTTAATAAAACACGTTACCTTGATGATATGCATGCCTGGTACGATACTTATTACCAAACATTTATGGCAGAAAATAACAATATCAGTTCCACCTCCAGTGCAACCCGCTCTCCCGGAAAATACACACTAAAATGGGACGGTAAAGATGACAAGGGTAAATTAGTTAGCCAGGGAACTTACACCATCTTTATTGAGGCTGCGCGCGAACATGGCACCTACCAGTTAATGCAACAAGAAATGGATTTTAAAGGAAAGCCAAAGCAGGTTAATTTAAATGGGAACACCGAGATAGCTGCTGCGTCATTGGATTACCGTAAAAAACAATAA
- a CDS encoding NADPH-dependent FMN reductase: MKVSKRILAISGSLRQGSSNYNILRLFEKLAPGNIEYFIYDQLVQIPPFDPSFDNESAAGAVFELRNLIEKADGIIICTPEYAFGIPGQLKNALDWTVSSGSFSGKPTALITASTGGENAHPALLKVLGALDADLSESTTLLISFIRSKMDASGNITDAETAEKLNAVFEALLLRIK, translated from the coding sequence ATGAAAGTATCTAAAAGAATCTTAGCTATTTCAGGCAGTCTTCGTCAGGGCTCATCCAATTATAATATCCTTCGATTATTTGAAAAGTTAGCACCGGGCAATATTGAATATTTTATTTACGACCAGCTTGTACAAATACCACCTTTTGATCCCAGTTTTGACAATGAATCAGCAGCAGGCGCGGTTTTTGAACTGCGTAATTTAATTGAAAAAGCGGATGGGATTATCATCTGCACACCGGAATATGCTTTCGGCATACCAGGCCAGCTCAAAAATGCTTTGGACTGGACGGTATCAAGCGGATCATTTTCAGGTAAGCCCACAGCCCTAATTACGGCCTCAACAGGAGGAGAAAATGCCCATCCCGCGTTGTTAAAGGTTTTGGGCGCTTTAGATGCGGATCTTTCAGAAAGTACCACCCTGCTTATCTCTTTCATTCGTTCAAAAATGGATGCTTCAGGAAACATCACTGACGCTGAGACAGCAGAAAAATTAAATGCGGTATTTGAAGCGCTTTTACTGCGTATTAAATAA
- a CDS encoding sensor histidine kinase yields the protein MIFNRYEWRLVLRVIVMFITLTVTSVLVTSGQPLFLVITLPLCVYEVVDLIKFQKKAQDEVSQFVESIHYRDFSRHFDVRKAPNELKPLRKGFNDINTTFKLISRERETQYHYLQKILELVDTGIISYEQESGETGWINEAFKNLIGVPYLKTIHSLEKREEVLYAEIVKLKPGDSKILTITRNQQLVKILVTASVMRSEEKIYKLIAFQNVSEALDETESKAWQKLLNVMTHEIMNSVAPISSLADTLKNRLQSPEIANSPVSSQLEDLELGIDTIKRRSEGLLKFTESYRSLNKITKLDLTKIMVRNLFESLNRLMRPTLEKKHIELEIILRDPALSIEADLNLLEQVLINLLVNAIEAVKDREQPLLTLSAELLGNGKTLVKVADNGLGMPPELLDKIFIPFFSTRKTGSGIGLSLCKQIMLLHKGNIQVQSTDGLGSTFILQFNP from the coding sequence ATGATATTTAACCGTTACGAATGGCGGCTGGTGCTCCGAGTTATAGTTATGTTTATAACCCTTACTGTAACCTCGGTGCTGGTAACAAGCGGGCAACCATTATTTTTGGTGATAACCCTGCCGCTTTGTGTTTACGAAGTAGTTGATTTGATAAAATTCCAGAAAAAGGCACAGGACGAGGTTAGCCAGTTTGTTGAGTCTATCCATTACCGGGATTTTTCACGCCATTTTGATGTTCGTAAAGCGCCAAACGAACTGAAGCCGCTGCGTAAAGGTTTTAATGATATTAACACAACATTTAAACTCATCAGCCGCGAACGGGAAACCCAGTACCATTACCTGCAAAAGATCCTCGAACTGGTTGATACGGGGATAATTTCTTACGAACAGGAAAGCGGCGAAACTGGCTGGATCAATGAAGCTTTTAAAAACCTGATCGGTGTTCCCTATCTTAAAACCATTCATTCACTTGAAAAACGCGAGGAGGTTTTATACGCTGAAATAGTTAAACTTAAACCCGGCGACAGCAAAATATTAACGATCACCCGCAACCAGCAACTGGTGAAAATTTTGGTTACAGCCAGTGTAATGCGCAGTGAGGAGAAAATTTATAAACTGATTGCTTTTCAAAACGTTAGCGAAGCGTTGGATGAAACAGAATCAAAAGCCTGGCAGAAACTGCTGAATGTAATGACACACGAGATCATGAATTCAGTAGCGCCAATATCGTCACTGGCCGATACGCTGAAAAACCGTTTACAAAGCCCTGAAATAGCCAACAGCCCTGTAAGCAGCCAACTGGAAGATCTTGAGCTGGGTATTGATACCATTAAACGACGAAGCGAAGGGTTACTTAAATTTACAGAAAGCTACCGGAGCCTGAACAAGATAACCAAGCTTGATCTGACCAAGATCATGGTTAGGAATCTTTTTGAGTCGTTAAACCGGTTGATGCGCCCCACGCTTGAAAAGAAACATATTGAACTGGAAATCATATTACGGGATCCAGCCCTATCGATAGAAGCCGACTTGAACCTGCTTGAACAGGTACTGATCAACTTGCTGGTAAATGCCATTGAAGCTGTAAAAGACAGGGAACAGCCGTTACTAACGCTTTCAGCCGAACTGCTGGGAAATGGTAAAACGTTAGTGAAAGTTGCTGACAATGGCCTGGGCATGCCACCCGAACTACTGGACAAAATATTCATCCCGTTTTTTAGCACCCGTAAAACCGGCAGCGGAATTGGATTGAGCCTATGCAAACAGATCATGCTTTTACATAAGGGAAACATCCAGGTACAATCAACTGACGGGTTGGGGTCTACATTTATATTGCAGTTTAATCCGTAG